The genomic stretch CCATGCGCTGTCGCGCATCACACAGAGCCGGATCATAGAGGCTGAAGTGGACGGACGTGAGCCTCTCTACATTGCGGGCGAGGAAGTCGACATACTCCTCGTCAGGAACGAAAGGAACATCCAGCTTGAGCATTACCTGCCGCCTTTTGCGAAGATGGCCGTGGGTTCAATCCAATCCGGGCGAGGCTGGTAGAAAAGCCCATGCCCTTTGCCGGTCTTGATGCGCTGCTCCCGAAATTGCAGTCCCTTGCCCGAGGCCTGTTCGATGGCCGGACGACAAGAACCAGCCTCAATGTCACTGCTGGCGTACAAGGAGAGTATGCGACCGGTCAGTCTGCTTCCTCTTTTCCGCTTGAGAAATTGGTCAAAGGCAAATCCTTTGGCATTGGAACCGCATCCTGCCATCACCACATAGCCGACACCGGGATCATTGAGCGATGAGGCCACCAGGAGAGCGATGAAGCCGCCTTTGGAAAAACCGGCCACCGTAATATTTGAAGAAGGAACGCCGGCCGCCTTGAGTTGGCGGATGCGCATGGAAATCTTGGCAGCGTATTGTGTTGCGTCCACTTTGGGCCGCAGTTCCTCGATGACGGTCAACCCTCGATCTTCAAAGTGGCTGATGATTCGATCATAGGCGTAGACACCGTATCGGGTGCTGGAAGCGTTCTTGCCCTGTGTCTCGACATTTTCATCGTGGAGATAGAACAGGTATTTGTTTGTAGGGGCCGCTTCGCGCAGGGCAACATCGAAACTGGCGGCAATGGTGGCATTCGGAAGGGCCAGAATGAATGTAGCGAGAATCAGGAATCGGAACATGGTCTCTCCGTGGTTGTCTTATGAATACACGGTAGCGCGTGGCAAGGGGAAGAGTAAAGAGGTGGAAGAAAAAGAAAGAGAGCTGAGCCGTCCTGAAATAGGTTGACGGTTTTTGAAGGTTTCAATCAGGCTGTGGGGCTAGCCCCACAGCCTGATTCGTGTACATCGTTTGGCGTTCTCATTCCTAGGCTGAGATGTGGCCGTTGTGAATTGTATATCTCAACGGATTCCCTCACCAGGGTATTGAGCTCTGCAAAGTCGTTGCATTTGGTGACCATGAACTCTTGCTTCAGAATTCCATTCATCCGTTCCGCCAAGGCATTTTGATAGCAGTCATAGCCATCTGTCATGGAAGGAACCATGCCGGATTCCTGGAGTTTTCTCTGGTAGACCGAAGAAGCGTATTGGAGTCCTCGATCTGAATGGTGAATTGTATTCACCCTCCTTCGCTTGTTTTCAACTGCCGCGTCCAGCGCTTTGGTTGTGCTTTCCGCACTGAGATCCCGGCTCACGTTGTATCCCATTATCTTCCGGCTGAATGCATCTGTCACCAGCGACAGATAGCATGTTTGCTCACGTGTATTCACGTAGGTAATGTCGCTTACGAACACCTGCTCAGGACATCTCGGTTGAACATCTTTCAACAAGTTGGGATGCTTTTTTAGCCAATGCTTCGAGTTGGTTGTCTTTGTATAGTTTTTCCGTCGCTTGATGAGCATATGCTCTCGCCGCAGCAGGGAAAACAACCCATCACGTCCGAGCCTGATTCCCTTTGCGGAAAATGCGTCCTTCAACAGGTGGTACAGCTTTCGAGTCCCAAGGCGGGGCATCCTGGTCCGCACGTTCAGGACCATGGCCTTTGCCTCCTGATACATGGCTTCCCGTGCATCATGGCGCTTTTCAGCCTGATACACGGACTGCCGACTGACCCCGAGCTGCCTGCAACAAGCAGACAAGCTTATTTGTCTTTCTCTCTGAAGACTTCGTGCAGCTCGGGGGTAAGCTTTTTTCTTATAGAAGTCCCAAACTCGCGGTCGGAAATCTCAATCATTTTATTGAGAAGCGCGGTCTTGATCTTTTCTTCCTCAAGCTCTTTCTCCAGCCGTTTGATCTTCTGGACCGGTGTTTCTCTGGCTTTTGGGTCTTTTCGGGAATGTACCATGGACTTGCTCCAATCAAGGGTGCCGTGCTTCCTGAGCCACTTCAGCACAGTGCTTCGCCCTTGAATACCATAAAGAGCCTGAGCCTGCTTGTACGTCATCTCGCCCTTTTCCACCTGTGCCACAACCGACAATTTAAAGGCCATCGTGTAATCGCGTTGGGTGCGTCTAACTCGCTGTTTGGATTTGTCTTCCATAAATAGGTCCTCTGGGTGTCAACCTATTTCAGGACGGGACATTGAAATAAAAAAGGCCGCATCAATTGATGCGGCCCTTATCATATTTTGTTGGCTATCTAGAACTTTTCGAACTCATCGTCGTCCATGTCGAGGTCCAGCCCCGATGCGCCCGAAGGTGCATGCTGCTGGGGGGCGGGAGCCGGCCGGCCTTGCGGAAGCGCACCTTTCGGCTTGCTTCTGGCCACCACTTTGGACCGTTTGACAGGGGTACCCGTGTGGTCCGTCTTGAAGAACGACATGGTCTGGGCAAGCATCTGTGCCTGCGCGGACAGTTCCTCGGAAGTGGACGCCATTTCTTCTGATGAGGATGCGTTGGACTGAATCTGTTGGTCCAACTGGCCGATGGCGGTGCTGATTTCAGACACGCTCTTGTCCTGCTCCATGCAACTGGTGGCAATCTCCTGGATCAGTTCCGCAGTCTTACCGATTTGCGGGACCAGCTCCTGAAGCATGTTTCCTGCGCGGTCAGCCACGCCGATGGATGCATCGGAAAGGTCGCCGATCTCTTCCGCTGCCTGTCCACTTCGTTCAGCCAGCTTGCGTACTTCAGCGGCAACAACGGCAAATCCCTTGCCGTGTTCACCGGCTCGCGCGGCCTCAATGGCGGCGTTGAGTGCAAGCAGGTTGGTCTGTCTGGCGATTTCCTGAATGATGGTGAT from Pseudodesulfovibrio profundus encodes the following:
- a CDS encoding DUF2974 domain-containing protein yields the protein MFRFLILATFILALPNATIAASFDVALREAAPTNKYLFYLHDENVETQGKNASSTRYGVYAYDRIISHFEDRGLTVIEELRPKVDATQYAAKISMRIRQLKAAGVPSSNITVAGFSKGGFIALLVASSLNDPGVGYVVMAGCGSNAKGFAFDQFLKRKRGSRLTGRILSLYASSDIEAGSCRPAIEQASGKGLQFREQRIKTGKGHGLFYQPRPDWIEPTAIFAKGGR
- a CDS encoding IS3 family transposase (programmed frameshift) yields the protein MEDKSKQRVRRTQRDYTMAFKLSVVAQVEKGEMTYKQAQALYGIQGRSTVLKWLRKHGTLDWSKSMVHSRKDPKARETPVQKIKRLEKELEEEKIKTALLNKMIEISDREFGTSIRKKPYPRAARSLQRERQISLSACCRQLGVSRQSVYQAEKRHDAREAMYQEAKAMVLNVRTRMPRLGTRKLYHLLKDAFSAKGIRLGRDGLFSLLRREHMLIKRRKNYTKTTNSKHWLKKHPNLLKDVQPRCPEQVFVSDITYVNTREQTCYLSLVTDAFSRKIMGYNVSRDLSAESTTKALDAAVENKRRRVNTIHHSDRGLQYASSVYQRKLQESGMVPSMTDGYDCYQNALAERMNGILKQEFMVTKCNDFAELNTLVRESVEIYNSQRPHLSLGMRTPNDVHESGCGASPTA